A single Zootoca vivipara chromosome 1, rZooViv1.1, whole genome shotgun sequence DNA region contains:
- the TSN gene encoding translin, whose translation MSVSEMFIALQGVLTADQDIREEIRKVVQALEQTAREILTVLQGVHQGSGFQDIPKKCQKAREHFGTVRTQLASLKNKFPADQYYRFNEHWRFVLQRLVFLAAFVVYLETETLVTREAATEILGIESEREKGFHLDIEDYLSGVLTLASELARLAVNSVTAGDYARPLRISAFINELDSGFRLLNLKNDSLRKRYDGLKYDVKKIEEVVYDLSIRGLNKDSIANAAGEK comes from the exons ATGTCCGTCAGCGAGATGTTCATCGCTTTGCAAGGGGTGCTCACGGCCGACCAGGATATCCGCGAG GAGATCAGGAAAGTTGTTCAAGCTCTGGAGCAAACAGCCCGGGAAATTCTTACAGTGCTACAAGGAGTCCACCAGGGGTCTGGATTTCAGGACA TACCAAAGAAGTGTCAGAAGGCTCGTGAACACTTTGGTACTGTTAGAACACAGTTGGCCTCTCTGAAAAACAAGTTCCCTGCAGATCAATATTACAG attTAATGAACATTGGAGATTTGTGTTACAACGTTTGGTGTTCTTAGCAGCATTTGTTGTCTACTTGGAGACGGAAACCTTAGTGACTCGGGAAGCTGCTACAGAAATACTTGGAA TTGAATCTGAAAGAGAGAAAGGCTTTCACCTGGACATTGAGGATTACCTCTCTGGGGTGTTGACTCTGGCTAGTGAGCTG GCTAGGTTGGCAGTGAACAGTGTCACAGCCGGAGACTACGCCCGTCCCCTCCGCATCTCTGCTTTTATCAATGAGTTGGATTCCGGATTCCGCCTTCTCAACCTGAAGAATGACTCCCTAAGGAAGCGCTACGATGGCCTCAAGTACGATGTCAAGAAGATAGAGGAGGTGGTTTATGACCTGTCAATCAGAGGGCTCAACAAGGACTCAATTGCTAATGCTGCTGGGGAGAAATAG
- the LOC118091662 gene encoding uncharacterized protein LOC118091662, which translates to MTYISVDERQEHCRVILSCQNNQLYAQHGLKDFSVSSMHRLKNLDARIFTGDFNPVSKADSNVGTHLYRSVENLHWATGADPHCHPRYGNVDKEFVVHYKGTAHWSKCSAEGTPSPSSPECCRHFPLTLDRIPPAARDITLPPCAKVPPWLFSSVDGDAKKTLKEKLRIHSSKAAEICKPLRPQVSLNDLVPRECSECRACQQYKNGCSVNCCTIFVQHATLTHGPWTALGSHRPCFSRRLTNPEDIKQEARRRLQIRRQNSSPNLTLHCASDGQDMVKSQTTGSLKGYEGEGDTKRILELSKKGDFKDRLYIPTFEEFKRMRIKETCFLGGSSEVTKDVKEGTQKLEEKRNQNPCSGAQQVLAKETVATIDDYDDVFHENTQSTSGFVGYQDNSSTWDRSFCLMNMPMARDKHYEVPTSDRIPVPICSSPIPRPPLQSAAALREEGGKTFAEGETQGLNARQLSEVLHHAGQPVVPENQSSCCPLLIEATDISSYGAKLQKMKDEFIGSALDLIKKSCSGEASPEPTSKGLCEFKKDDLTFVEDSHQPTSSSPNCRRSSSDISYETSDCTKAQRECRLRPHFSDPMPTDAVKRKQLELKIAAAARQHAQKRRQERDSSPVLTKANLNCSSNIDENHGILGGSFRSKHRWSNVSSLSADSGIVGGSDERDSADAISGGAPRMRSAEMERADSGISQVLSRKWRSKASETLASLQAWEAHQPCTDCGGRHFPMETDVQNQNKRRAVLCEKCLKCRTERKESVLEFVNTETSYGEDLRIIKEEFYLPMQAAGLLTQDQLLVVFSNIQELIDLNENFLEYLQEEIEQAFEQGDDDLMTVCIGEIFLEFVNMLPAFQTYCLQQSSSVNMLNALEKEKELLRIFLNVSQNDNTALRRMNLRSFLMAPLQRVTKYPLLLSRIIKATTEYHPDHSSLREAKSRIESHLEHINMKTKQEGNSWTLRSFRQDSKKNREVINIEMRETAIKTVGWLREETRFVMEGPLQLAQPPDGQWVKKGSKTLKFQNMQVLLMVNIRRASESSFEPGEPGPVKDAVLVLIRDKNNGKFSLLREPLRLSNCVVSVDPDCDDTFELLEIRRESYVFRDGDKARTHHWFRQIRRYSRELGSWKKRRNALPNIMISASHNRS; encoded by the exons ATGACATACATCAGCGTTGATGAGAGGCAGGAACACTGTCGGGTAATTTTGAGCTGCCAGAATAATCAGCTGTACGCACAACATGGCTTAAAGGATTTCTCAGTTAGCAGCATGCATCGACTGAAGAACTTGGACGCTCGCATTTTTACTGGGGACTTTAATCCTGTGAGCAAAGCAGACAGCAATGTAGGGACACATCTGTATCGAAGTGTGGAGAATCTACACTGGGCCACGGGGGCTGATCCGCATTGCCATCCCCGCTATGGAAATGTAGACAAAGAATTTGTTGTCCATTACAAAGGCACAGCTCATTGGTCGAAGTGTTCTGCGGAAGGTACTCCATCTCCCAGCTCACCTGAATGTTGCCGACACTTCCCTCTCACATTGGACAGAATTCCACCTGCAGCGCGAGACATCACCCTTCCTCCTTGTGCCAAAGTGCCTCCATGGCTTTTCTCCTCCGTCGACGGGGAtgccaaaaaaaccctgaaggaAAAACTTAGAATTCACAGTAGTAAAGCTGCAGAGATTTGCAAGCCTCTCAGACCTCAGGTTTCCTTGAATGACCTGGTTCCAAGGGAATGCTCTGAATGCCGGGCATGCCAGCAATATAAGAACGGTTGTTCGGTGAACTGTTGCACCATATTTGTGCAGCATGCCACCCTCACTCACGGGCCATGGACAGCTCTGGGAAGTCATCGGCCTTGCTTTTCTCGACGACTAACAAACCCAGAAGACATCAAGCAAGAAGCTCGGAGAAGATTGCAGATCAGGAGACAGAACAGCTCGCCCAACTTGACACTCCATTGTGCCAGTGATGGCCAGGACATGGTCAAGTCCCAAACGACTGGATCCTTAAAGGGATATGAGGGGGAAGGAGACACCAAAAGGATTTTGGAGCTGAGCAAAAAAGGGGACTTCAAAGACAGACTCTACATTCCAACTTTTGAAGAGTTCAAGAGGATGAGAATCAAGGAGACGTGTTTTCTCGGTGGCAGCAGTGAAGTGACAAAAGATGTGAAGGAAGGAACCCAAAAGttggaagaaaaaagaaaccagaacCCTTGTTCAGGTGCCCAGCAAGTTCTTGCCAAAGAAACGGTTGCAACGatagatgattatgatgatgtgtTTCATGAAAATACCCAGAGCACTTCTGGCTTTGTTGGCTATCAAGATAATTCATCCACATGGGACAGGAGCTTCTGCCTGATGAACATGCCTATGGCTAGGGACAAGCACTATGAGGTGCCAACTTCAGATAGAATCCCAGTCCCCATTTGTTCAAGTCCAATTCCAAGACCACCTCTACAATCTGCTGCAGCCcttagggaggagggagggaaaacctTTGCTGAAGGGGAGACTCAGGGATTGAATGCAAGACAACTAAGCGAAGTCCTTCACCATGCTGGACAGCCAGTGGTGCCTGAAAATCAGTCTTCTTGCTGCCCATTGCTAATAGAAGCAACAGATATATCCAGCTATGGAGCTAAGCTGCAGAAAATGAAGGATGAATTTATAGGCTCTGCCCTGGACCTCATTAAGAAGAG ctgcagtGGTGAAGCTAGCCCAGAGCCCACCTCCAAAGGATTGTGTGAATTTAAGAAGGATGACCTCACTTTTGTGGAGGACTCTCATCAACCCACT AGCTCCAGCCCCAACTGCCGCAGATCCAGTTCTGACATCTCCTACGAAACTTCGGACTGCACCAAAGCTCAACGGGAGTGTCGGCTGCGGCCTCATTTCAGTGATCCGATGCCAACAGATGCTGTGAAGAGGAAACAACTGGAGCTGAAGATCGCTGCAGCAGCACGGCAGCATGCCCAGAAGCGCCGGCAAGAGAGAGACTCCA GCCCAGTGCTGACGAAAGCCAACCTCAACTGCAGCAGCAACATTGATGAGAACCATGGCATTCTGGGCGGCTCCTTTCGTTCCAAACACCGCTGGAGCAACGTCAGCAGTCTCAGCGCCGACAGTGGCATTGTGGGCGGGAGTGACGAGAGGGACAGTGCCGATGCCATCAGTGGAGGGGCACCAAGAATGAGGTCAGCTGAGATGGAGCGGGCGGACAGCGGCATCAGCCAGGTGCTGAGTAGGAAGtggaggagcaaggcgtcagagACGCTGGCATCTCTGCAGGCATGGGAGGCCCACCAGCCTTGCACTGACTGTGGGGGGAGACACTTCCCGATGGAGACGGATGTCCAGAACCAGAACAAGAGGCGGGCCGTCCTCTGCGAGAAGTGCCTGAAGTGTCGGACGGAGAGGAAGGAGTCAGTGCTGGAGTTTGTCAACACTGAAACCAGCTACGGGGAGGACCTGCGCATCATCAAGGAAGAATTCTATCTCCCCATGCAAGCTGCTGGCCTGCTAACACAGGACCAGCTGCTGGTGGTTTTCAGCAACATACAGGAGCTTATTGACCTCAACGAAAACTTCCTGGAGTACCTTCAGGAAGAGATTGAGCAGGCCTTTGAgcag GGTGATGATGACCTCATGACTGTGTGCATCGGTGAAATATTCCTGGAATTTGTCAATATGCTGCCTGCCTTCCAGACGTACTGCCTCCAGCAGTCATCTTCAGTGAACATGCTCAATGCACTGGAAAAAGAGAAGGAGTTACTCAG GATTTTCCTCAATGTTTCCCAGAACGACAACACAGCGCTTCGCCGCATGAATCTGCGGTCCTTCCTCATGGCTCCACTGCAGAGAGTCACCAAGTACCCACTTCTGCTGAGCCGCATCATCAAAGCCACCACTGAGTACCACCCAGATCACAGCAGCCTGAGGGAGGCCAAAAGCCGCATTGAGTCCCACCTGGAGCACATAAACATGAAGACCAAGCAGGAAGGGAACTCGTGGACTCTGCGTTCCTTCCGCCAGGACAGCAAGAAGAACAGGGAGGTCATTAACATTGAAATGAGGGAAACCGCTATCAAGACTGTGGGCTGGCTGCGGGAAGAAACCCGCTTTGTGATGGAAGGGCCCCTGCAGCTGGCCCAGCCTCCTGATGGGCAGTGGGTCAAAAAGGGCAGCAAGACCTTAAAATTCCAGAACATGCAAGTGCTCCTCATGGTCAACATCAGGCGCGCCTCCGAGTCTAGCTTTGAACCCGGAGAGCCAGGGCCTGTGAAAGATGCAGTATTGGTACTGATTAGGGACAAAAACAATGGGAAGTTCAGCTTGCTCAGGGAGCCCTTGAGACTCAGCAACTGTGTGGTCTCTGTGGATCCCGACTGCGACGACACGTTTGAACTCCTTGAGATCAGGCGGGAGTCTTATGTGTTCCGAGATGGAGACAAGGCACGGACTCACCACTGGTTCAGGCAGATACGCAGGTACTCTCGGGAGCTGGGCTCCTGGAAGAAGCGGCGCAACGCCTTGCCCAACATCATGATAAGCGCATCGCACAATAGGTCATGA